From the Xylanibacillus composti genome, the window CCTGATCGTATATGCCAAGCATCACTAAAATCGTTCCCCCGCTTATACCAGGAACAACATCAGTAGCCCCCGTGATCATCCCTCGATAAATATTTCTCCATTCCATTGGTTTTCTCCCCCATATCCGGTTTATGCGGCGAGTTTGATCTCGTCCTATCCCCTTCTTAAAGGTAACAGGTCGTTCACCTGATTTCAATTCCATATTGGCTGATCATGCATATTGTCTCAAATGGCCACTGGCGCCCGCTGTATCCAAATACCATGCCAGCATCAGTTAGCCAACAAACCGATCATCGAGCGCTGCACGGGCGAATTGGCGAACAACGGCTATTGCGCGCGGCATGTCCCGATTCAACCGCTATAGGCGGACACGGCAAAGAGCCGAGGCAGAAACCCTCTGCTTCGGCTCGCTTCTTAGCATTCGTGTTGAATTGCCTGATTACGGACGCTCCAGGGCAAACCGCTTGCCCAGAACAGCGTAGTCACTGCCACCTAAACGGCTTACCGGCTGAAGTCGGTCGGCTGCCACAATGCCATTCAGATACACCTCTTCGGCGAAGTGAAAGCGAACAACCCGGCCGATCAACAAATCGCAGGCAGGCTCTTGTTCGCCAGCGCCGCCAAGGCCAATAGCTTGTTCCAGCACGCATTCCATGCGAATCTTTGCTTCCTGGATGCCTGGAACCTCGATGGCCGCACTAGCAACAGGAGTAAATCCTGCGCGCGGCATCTCGCTTTCATTGGGCGGCAAGCTGGCTGCCGCCTCATTCGCCGCATGCACATTCGTTTCATCCACAATATGAACCACGAATGCTTTCCTCTCGACCGCATTGCGCGCCGTATCCTTCCTGACACCCTGCTTGCGTTGAACAGAAACGGACAGCAGCGGCGGATCGCTTGCGACAATGGAGAAATAACTGAACGGCGCAGCATTCAAGACACCCTCTTGGGAGAGCGTCGTGACCAGCGCAATCGGCCTTGGAATCACGCTGGCGGTGAGCAGCTGATAATTCTCGCGGGCGGTCAGCGCCGCAGGATCGATGACGAGCATGACCAATCCTCCTTATGAAAGGATATGTTCATGATACCACTGTCCGGCAGCTGCTGCCTCTGTTCGCGTCAGCTGATGCCCGCTGTACTCCCAATGTACCGTAACGGCCGCCCCCGCTCCCTCCAACAGGCCAGCCAATTCATCCGTTTCCTGAGGGGAGCAGATCGGATCATTGCGCCCCGCTCCGATCCACACGGGCACATCAGACAGATCAGGCAGCTCAATCCCGCGGCGAGGCACCATCGGATGATGCAGAATTGCCCCTCTAAGTGAATCCGGATAGTGAAACAATAAGCTGCC encodes:
- a CDS encoding flavin reductase family protein; this translates as MLVIDPAALTARENYQLLTASVIPRPIALVTTLSQEGVLNAAPFSYFSIVASDPPLLSVSVQRKQGVRKDTARNAVERKAFVVHIVDETNVHAANEAAASLPPNESEMPRAGFTPVASAAIEVPGIQEAKIRMECVLEQAIGLGGAGEQEPACDLLIGRVVRFHFAEEVYLNGIVAADRLQPVSRLGGSDYAVLGKRFALERP